The sequence GCCAATACTTCCGACCCCGAATCGGGCTACAACGGCATCCAGGGTGGGGCCGACCTCGCGGCCTTCACCCGGTGCGCCGAGGCCGGGCAGGGTCTCGGCTTGGCCGGCGGGGCGTAGGTCTGTGAGTACGACGCCGGCCCGTACGTACCGGGTGCCCGGGCGGATCCGTTCGGCCAGGCCCAGGGCCCCGCGTGCGATCGTCATTGGCTCTGCTGTCGGCACGGGCAGCACGGCATTGATCTGGGGTGAGTGTGGGGTCTGGTCCGTGGCGAAAGGCGAGGTCGAAGCCCAGGCCTTGAGCACGCCGGCTTCTTGCCCAGCGCTACGCAGCCGGGAGGCGAGCTGCTGGGAGTAGATGGACAGGACCTGGCGCATGGCCGGGGTGGTGGTGACCGGATCCGAGAAGGAGCGGGAGTAGATGAGCTGATCCTTGTACTGGCGGGGGTGCTCTTCCAGGGGGATACAGGGTGTGCCGCGCAGCTCGCGCACGGTGCGCTCCACGACCACTGAGAACCGCTTCCGCATCTGCCCGGGGTGTTGGGCGGCGAGGTCTGAGGCGGTGTGGATGTTCAGGTTGGCCAGGCGGCGGCCGAGCCGGCCGGCTACGCCCCACAGGTCGGTGATGGGGATGCTGGCCAGGATGGTGTCTCGTTGGGTGGGGGAGTAGGCCCCGAAGTGACACACCCCGATCTCGGACAGCCGTTGGGAGCGTTTCACCCCGAGGAGGGCGACCTTCGCCAAGGTTTTGGTGGGGGCGATGCCGATGCGCACGGGGATCCCGGTGCAGCGCGCCACGTCCTCGCGGATGCGCCGGCCGAGCTTCACTAGTTCATCAACGGTGCCGCGCAGACCGATAAATGACTCGTCGATGCTGTAGACCTCTTGCCAGGCGGCGTGCCGGCCGATGACCTCCATGACCCGGGCAGATAGCGACCCGTACAGCTCATAATTCGAAGAACGGGCCACGATTCCCTGGGCCTTGGCGACGGGTTCAAGTTTGAACCACGGGATGCCCATGGGCACGCCGAGGGCCTTGGCTTCAGCCGACATGGCCACGACGCAGCCGACATGGCCACGACGCAGCCGTCGTTATTGGACAGGACCACCACCGGGCGGTTCTCCAAACGCGGGTCGAAGACCCGCTCGCACGAGGCGTAGAAGCTGGCGCAATCCACCAGAGCGATCATCCGATCAGCTCCCGTTAGCCGGGACATTACCTACTTGACGTGGTGCAAGGAAACCGTGACCACGCCCCAGATGCGTAGGTCCGAGAGTGAGGGGACCATGATGTCCGGGAAACCCGGATTCTCCGGGGAAAGCACCACACGGTCCGCGTCGATTCTGAGCCGTTTCACGGTCAGCTCGCCATCAAGCACGGCGATCACCACGTGGCCATCCTGCGGGCGGATAGACCGGTCAACCACCAGCTCGTCGCCGTCCCAGATGCCGGCGCCGGTCATCGAGTTCCCCCGCGCACGCACGAGGTATGTCGAGGCTCGGTTGGGCATCAGGTGCTCGGTCAGGTCGATTTCGGCGGTGGTGTAGTCCTGCGATGGCGAGGGGAAGCCGGCCATGACCACGCCGTCATCGACGCGCGTCCGGAGCTGGTCTCCGACCCCTTCGGCCAGGGCTCGGACCTCGGTTGCCAGCACGTCCTCACCCCTCATGAATCGAAGATATGTTCTATTGGCAATCGTACAGGCGGTAACTGGAGGCTGCCGCCAGAAGCTGCCCTCCGTTCTGCCTCCCGCCGTGGTCCGTGGTCTTGCAAGTAGGCCGCGTGGCTACTATTGTTTGAAGTGCCCACCGTTACGACGGACAGGGAAGAAGGCCTTAGAACCCCAGCCGGACGACTGGATCTAGGGCCTTTCGTTTTGCCCTGTGGGCACCAGGGATTCGGGAGTGCTCTGCTTGAGGTAGATCGTTTGCTCCAGAGCCTCAAGATATTGGTGTTCCCCTATGTGGGACGCGTTGACCGCACCGAGCACGATGTCGGAGATCCATAGCAACGGCTCATCTCCGCCGCGACGGTGCGAGATGCGGATTCCCCGATCGAGGCCTTGGCCTTGAAGGGCGACGATGTGGGCTCGGTCTTTCTTGTCCTGCGCCTCGGTCCGACACTCGAGGGTGAGATCGTAGACCTCGAGATCAGCGAGTTGGTAGTAGAGAACCTCAAGGCACTTGCGACGGAATCGTTCCGTCTTGCGTTGACGTTCACTGAGGTGGGTCACGATGACATTCATCGGCCCCAGGGCTCCTATGGCTTGCACGATCCGCCGTCGGCTACTGGAACTCTCATCGGTCCAGTGCAGTTTGATCTGCCCCGGGCGTAGAAGGGGCCGGAGCTCCTGGCGGACCATGTCCACCTGATCGGGTTCCAAGATTGCCGCACAGACCAGGTACTCCTGGGCGGCAGCGCTGCGGGCCACCGAAGACTCATCAATGTAGGCGTTGAAGGCGGAGATCGGCACCAATCCAAAGTACTAGGTGAAGAGGGGCCAAGGGCCGAAGCGACCGCGATGGCGCCCGGGGATGCATTTTTACGCCACTGAAACCCTTGCGCCCTGCCGCCCTCCAATGCACCCAGCGACAGCCCCGCGCTGGTGTCCTCGGAGCCTCACAGGAGATGCAAGGAGCGCCTCAGTACGAGCGTTTTCGGGCAGGGGCGACGTCGATGCCCAAGGCCATCTGGTGCAGGATCAGTGTCCACAGCAGGTATACCGGAATCGCCTCGGTGGCCAGTCCTTCCGTGCTCCTGCCAATAGGCCCACCTCAGACTCCTCGGGTTCCAGGTCCATTACCTACGGGGTGAGTCGGGGTGGCTCACGGGGTCCGGGCCAAGGCCTGGGTGATGCGTGGGGCCAGTTGCGCGGCGTCGGCGGAGACGAAGCCCAGCAGGGCCTAACCGGTGCCGCTGCCCGGGTCTCGGGCCGGGCCGATCTGGTCGGTGTAGCCCGGAGCTTCGTCGTCGGCGAGGTTGATGACTGTGCCCCTTTCGGTCCGGATGGGAGTGCCCCTGGTGGGCCGATCGGTGGAACTCCGAGGCTCTTGGCCGGTACTCGCCTGATCGGGGGAACCGGGAAGCTCTTCGTCGGTGGTGTAGTTGGTGGTATCCCGGGGAGTCTGGACCGAGGTGTTTGAGTGGTGGGCGGCGAGCCCGCCGGGGAGTCCACCGGTGTTGGTGGTTTTGCCGCCCACGAGGCGCCGGCTGCCCTTGACCGACAGGGACACCACTTTCTCCAGCGGGCCTTGGCCGACAGATCGTTGCCAGAGCCAGGCGAACGCGACGGCCACGCCCAGGTGCGCCAGGAACCACAGGGCGGGTTCGTCGTAGTGGAGCTCCAGGGCCAGGGCGAGCAGGTGGGCGGAGTAGAGCGTGAGGGTCATGGCGCCCATGGCGGCCAGCGGGGTCAGCCACCGGCCCGCCTTGTTGGCGATGAGCAGGAACAGGCCCAGCGCTAGCAGTGCCATGCCGAGGCTGGAGGCGATGGCCAGGGGCATGTTGGTGTGCGGGGTGGTGATGGCCAGCCACCAGCCGGAGGTGTTCGGTACGAGTTCCGGGCCGTAGACGATGGCTTCGTCCAGGTCGTGCATGGTCATGCCCGGGGTTGCCAGCAGCGCCTCGTAGCCGCCAGCGGCGTAGAGCAGGACGTAGGAGACGAGGCTGGCCAGGATGGCCAGGGCCGCGCCGGCGCCGGCAATGGCGGCCTGCACGGGGATGCTGCGCAGATTCAGCCGACCCAGGGCCATGCCGGCCAGGAGATAGGCCATGTAAGGCAGGGCCGGGTAGGTGCCGGTCAGCAGTAGCTGGGAGGCCACGGAGACCGGGTCAGCCAGGACGTGCTCGAGGGTCGGGTTGTACGAGGCCCAGTCGGGCAGCACCGGGGGCAACTGCTGGAGCAGGATTGGGGAGACGACGCCGAAGACCGCGGCGCAGATGAACAGGGCCTTGGGTCCGAGGTGCAGGAAGGGGATGGCCAACAGGAAGAACACCGCGTAGTAGATCAGGATGCTGTAGGCCGGCGGATCAACAGGGGGCATCAGCGAGGCGATAAGCAGTGCCACCACGGCGATCAGCACTGCCCTCACAACCAGGCCGATCCGGTTCGCGGTCATCTGCCGGCCGCGGTGCGGCGTGCGCCCGCCGGAGGACAGGGCCAAGCCGACGCCGGCCAGCAGGGCGAAAAGCGCGGCCGAGTCGCCGGAGAACAGCTGCCAGGTGAGGGTGGGTTCGCCGGTCTCCTCTTGGTAGGAGGGCAGGATGTGAATGGCCATCAAACCGATCAGCGCCAGCCCTCTCGCCGCGTCGATGCCAATCAGCCGCTTTCCAGGCCCTTTCTCGGGCCGCTTCTTCGTCGCCGCGGGAGCGCCCACGACGGCTCCCTGGATGGCTTCGTCCGAACTCATGGCTCTTCCCTGACTCTCTGTTGGTATCCGGCGACGGCGCATCGAGAACCACGACATCCGGGCCCACGGTG comes from Citricoccus muralis and encodes:
- a CDS encoding Y-family DNA polymerase, translated to MSAEAKALGVPMGIPWFKLEPVAKAQGIVARSSNYELYGSLSARVMEVIGRHAAWQEVYSIDESFIGLRGTVDELVKLGRRIREDVARCTGIPVRIGIAPTKTLAKVALLGVKRSQRLSEIGVCHFGAYSPTQRDTILASIPITDLWGVAGRLGRRLANLNIHTASDLAAQHPGQMRKRFSVVVERTVRELRGTPCIPLEEHPRQYKDQLIYSRSFSDPVTTTPAMRQVLSIYSQQLASRLRSAGQEAGVLKAWASTSPFATDQTPHSPQINAVLPVPTAEPMTIARGALGLAERIRPGTRYVRAGVVLTDLRPAGQAETLPGLGAPGEGREVGPTLDAVVARFGVGSIG
- a CDS encoding LexA family protein — its product is MAGFPSPSQDYTTAEIDLTEHLMPNRASTYLVRARGNSMTGAGIWDGDELVVDRSIRPQDGHVVIAVLDGELTVKRLRIDADRVVLSPENPGFPDIMVPSLSDLRIWGVVTVSLHHVK
- a CDS encoding heparan-alpha-glucosaminide N-acetyltransferase domain-containing protein, encoding MSSDEAIQGAVVGAPAATKKRPEKGPGKRLIGIDAARGLALIGLMAIHILPSYQEETGEPTLTWQLFSGDSAALFALLAGVGLALSSGGRTPHRGRQMTANRIGLVVRAVLIAVVALLIASLMPPVDPPAYSILIYYAVFFLLAIPFLHLGPKALFICAAVFGVVSPILLQQLPPVLPDWASYNPTLEHVLADPVSVASQLLLTGTYPALPYMAYLLAGMALGRLNLRSIPVQAAIAGAGAALAILASLVSYVLLYAAGGYEALLATPGMTMHDLDEAIVYGPELVPNTSGWWLAITTPHTNMPLAIASSLGMALLALGLFLLIANKAGRWLTPLAAMGAMTLTLYSAHLLALALELHYDEPALWFLAHLGVAVAFAWLWQRSVGQGPLEKVVSLSVKGSRRLVGGKTTNTGGLPGGLAAHHSNTSVQTPRDTTNYTTDEELPGSPDQASTGQEPRSSTDRPTRGTPIRTERGTVINLADDEAPGYTDQIGPARDPGSGTG